Part of the Candidatus Hydrogenedens sp. genome, CTATTTTTTCACAAACATTCTGCGGTTTGCCTGTGTCCATAGCCTGTTTTACATATAATTGCTTCTCTTCTTCCAACGCTTCCGCAGGGATGTCCTCTTTGGCAATCCATTTGGGTGCGGAAGAACAAATTTGTAAGCAAATATCTTTTACGAAGGTTTGAAATTCTGCACCGCGAGCCACAAAGTCAGTCTCGGAGTTTACCTCTACAAGCACTCCAATCTTTCCGCCCATGTGGACATAAGAAGCAATACAGCCTTCCGCCGCCACACGATTTGCCCGTGATGCCGCTTTCATAATTCCGCGTTCACGCAACCATTTTACCGCTTTATCCATATCACCACCGCACTCCATAAGTGCCTTCTTACAATCCATCATGGGTGCATTGGTTTGTTCTCTTAATTTTTTTACATCACTCGCACTAATACTCATTTATTATTCTCCTGTATCTTTTAATAATTAATTTTCTTTAACTGAAGATGCTTCTTGTTGGGTTTCTTCGATTTCCTCGGAAGATATACTTTCCTCATCAGCATCATTCTCTTCCATATCTTCCTCAGAAACGGTTTCCATAGGTTTTATCTCTTCATCCGTTACACGCTTAACTCTTCGAGAAATAGGTCTAACCTTTGTTTGAGTGGCTGGACCTTTCTCCTGAACATTCTTACCCTCTAATACAGCATCCGCAATTACTTTGCAATAAAGGGATACGGCGCGTATTGCATCATCATTGCCCGGAATTGGTAGAG contains:
- the tsf gene encoding translation elongation factor Ts — encoded protein: MSISASDVKKLREQTNAPMMDCKKALMECGGDMDKAVKWLRERGIMKAASRANRVAAEGCIASYVHMGGKIGVLVEVNSETDFVARGAEFQTFVKDICLQICSSAPKWIAKEDIPAEALEEEKQLYVKQAMDTGKPQNVCEKIAEGKLNKWFEEVCLLEQVSVKPEHDGKKIKDLLGELTAKCGEKIEIRRFVRWVLGEGIEKKQTNFAEEVAAELAKSANKEA